The proteins below come from a single Triticum aestivum cultivar Chinese Spring chromosome 5D, IWGSC CS RefSeq v2.1, whole genome shotgun sequence genomic window:
- the LOC123122705 gene encoding uncharacterized protein, translating into MAAAAGSYGKLDKSFKLAARSILTAFSREDLNNAFPSFTDAERERLYQMFIYVIKSLHGNIVEEFRNLCDEIEIATALDKVDQFAEEQTLDVLSSDKTSIEDIKERISKEKKDEIELLKGLLEKTQERNNAMKARIEPLKQGEDFNDTRDVLTKLKEWNSACQSCNDH; encoded by the exons ATGGCGGCCGCTGCGGGGTCGTACGGCAAGCTCGACAAGTCATTCAAGCTTGCCGCTCGCTCCATACTCACCGCCTTCTCCCGCGAG GATCTTAACAATGCTTTCCCATCGTTCACGGACGCCGAAAGGGAGCGCCTGTACCAAATGTTCATCTAT gTGATCAAGTCTTTGCATGGCAATATAGTG GAGGAGTTCCGAAATCTCTGCGATGAAATAGAA ATTGCTACTGCCCTTGACAAGGTAGATCAGTTTGCCGAAGAACAAACTCTGGACGTATTATCTTCAGACAA GACTAGCATTGAAGACATCAAAGAAAGGATATCAAAGGAGAAGAAGGATGAAATTGAACTTTTAAAAGGTTTACTAGAGAAG ACTCAAGAAAGGAACAATGCCATGAAGGCCCGAATCGAACCCTTGAAGCAAGGGGAGGATTTCAATGACACAAGAGATGTTCTCACGAAG CTGAAGGAATGGAATTCTGCATGTCAGAGCTGCAATGACCATTGA
- the LOC123122703 gene encoding uncharacterized protein, protein MSYWGSSPAWGAARHGPSPMVPLMVVLALGWVIYNEALLECYERVTEARDTVADNAMVFILAAGLLLLAVLLLSNQMEVVLVPAVLVLVMLLIQNIVVAALLLLLAVYLAGIYYYPPHRGYGGGFAGAGGDWTGWGCGLGFYMLLLLCLVLCAMFSEEGGSWWIPGVLLVACLLCLNLFSGGKVLGQEYF, encoded by the coding sequence ATGAGCTACTGGGGTTCCTCGCCGGCGTGGGGGGCGGCCCGCCACGGGCCGTCTCCGATGGTGCCCCTCATGGTGGTGCTGGCCCTGGGGTGGGTCATCTACAACGAGGCCCTGCTGGAGTGTTACGAGCGGGTGACCGAGGCGCGGGACACCGTGGCCGACAATGCCATGGTCTTCATCCTCGCCGCCGGGCTCCTGCtgctcgccgtcctcctcctcagcAACCAGATGGAGGTGGTCCTGGTGCCGGCGGTGCTGGTGCTGGTCATGCTCTTGATCCAGAACATCGTCGTCGCGGCGCTCCTGCTGCTGCTGGCGGTGTACCTGGCCGGGATATACTACTACCCGCCTCACCGGGGCTACGGCGGCGGCTTCGCCGGAGCCGGGGGTGACTGGACGGGCTGGGGCTGCGGGCTGGGGTTCTACATGCTGCTGCTGCTCTGCCTGGTGCTGTGCGCCATGTTTTCGGAGGAGGGCGGCAGCTGGTGGATCCCGGGCGTGCTGCTGGTTGCATGCCTGCTCTGCCTCAACCTCTTCTCAGGTGGCAAAGTCTTAGGCCAGGAGTACTTTTGA